One part of the Odontesthes bonariensis isolate fOdoBon6 chromosome 13, fOdoBon6.hap1, whole genome shotgun sequence genome encodes these proteins:
- the LOC142397373 gene encoding uncharacterized protein LOC142397373: MLRKGINPVHGPGLSAQKLNTVYDEKNLTIVRTSKEDEGMYHCAVTDWTEDIWSGTYLSLKGNTERTSNYTVVQQPAVSDPAGPGDSVSLQCSVLSDSENKTCSGDLSVFWFRAASNKSHPHIIYSDGNGRNECDKRAATQRRCVYHFSKSISSSDAGTYYCAVATCGEILFGNGTKLEIDQTSSEFKVLVIITICFGISVIVNVFFICYKTPKAACGKCKDKESNSSQGRHDNLSQPEDDFTEGGRDLNYAALHFSGGKATRGKKKKELRTEESVYSQVKF, from the exons ATGCTGCGGAAAGGTATAAACCCTGTACATGGACCAGGGTTGTCTGCCCAAAAACTGAACACAGTATATGATGAGAAGAATCTGACAATTGTGAGGACAAGTAAAGAAGATGAGGGGATGTATCACTGTGCGGTCACTGACTGGACTGAGGATATTTGGAGTGGAACTTATTTGTCTTTAAAAG GAAACACTGAGAGAACATCAAACTACACTGTTGTCCAGCAGCCGGCAGTATCAGATCCAGCTGGTCCAGGAGACTCAGTGAGTCTGCAGTGTTCAGTCCTCTCTGACTCTGAGAACAAGACGTGTTCAGGAGATCTCAGTGTGTTCTGGTTCAGAGCTGCATCAAATAAATCTCATCCACACATTATCTACTCTGATGGAAACGGACGTAATGAATGTGACAAGAGAGCTGCCACTCAGAGGAGATGTGTGTATCACTTCTCTAAGAGCATCAGCTCCTCTGATGCTGGGACTTACTACTGTGCTGTGGCCACATGTGGAGAGATACTTTTTGGAAATGGAACCAAACTGGAAATTG aCCAAACAAGTTCTGAATTCAAAGTGCTGGTGATCATAACAATCTGCTTCGGCATTTCTGTgattgtaaatgtttttttcatctgttaTAAAACCCCAAAAGCAGCATGTGGAAAATGTAAAG ATAAAGAAAGCAACTCTTCTCAAGGAAGACACGACAACTTGAGCCAACCAGAAGATGATTTT ACTGAAGGTGGACGTGATCTGAACTACGCTGCGTTGCATTTCTCTGGAGGGAAAGCTAcaagaggaaagaagaagaaagagttgAGAACTGAAGAAAGTGTATATTCACAAGTTAAATTCTGA